The sequence TAACGTTGTCGGTAGCGACACTAACCCAATGTTTGCAATGCCTTGGTACTGGCACTTAGTGTTGGGTGGTTTTGCCTTTGGCATGATGTTTATGGCGACTGACCCAGTGTCTGCGTCATTCACTAACCAAGCTAAATGGGCCTACGGGTTCTTGATTGGTGCAATGGCTGTGTTCATCCGCGTGATTAACCCTGCGTTCCCAGAAGGCATGATGTTAGCGATTCTGTTTGCTAACCTGTTCGCGCCATTGTTCGACCACTTCGTGGTTCAGGCAAATATCAAGCGGAGGATTGCTCGTGGCTAGTAATAAAGATTCGTTCGGCAGAACGTTATTTATCGTCGTTGGCTTATGTCTAATTTGTGCGATATTTGTGTCGACTGCGGCAGTATTACTGCGCCCAACTCAGGCAGAAAACAAACTGCTTGATAAGCAAAAGTACATTCTGGAAGCTGCGGGTCTGATTGACACTAAAGCCGGTAAAGTGACCAAAGCGCAAATTTTGGAAACTTACGGTAAGCATATCGAAGCTAAGTTAGTTAACTTAAAAACTGGTGATTGGGTTGAAGGTGTTGACGCCAATACATTTGACCAACGCAAAGCGGCTCGTGATGTGAAGACCTCATTTGTCCCCGAAAACGACATTGCTTCTGTTAAGCGTGTTTCTGAGGACGCTGTGGTTTACCTCGTTCGCGACGATCAAGGTAAGTTAACCAGCGTGATCCTGCCAGTTCATGGTTATGGTTTGTGGTCAACAATGTATGCTTTCTTAGCGTTAGATGCTGATCTCAACACGATTCAAAGCCTAGTTTACTACGAGCACGGTGAAACCCCAGGTCTTGGTGGTGAAGTCCAAAATGCTCAGTGGAAAGCCAAGTGGCATGGTAAAAAGTTATTTGATGCGCAAGGTAATATTGCGATCAGCGTAACTAAAAACCCTGCAGTAGCCAGCACTGAATACGGTGTAGATGCATTATCCGGCGCGACTCTGACCAGTAACGGTGTTCAACACTCTCTGACATTCTGGTTAGGTAAAGAAGGTTTTGCGAGTTTCATTGAAAAAGCACGCAATGGAGGTCTCAGCTAATGTCTGACGCTAAAGAACTGAAACAGGTTCTGACTGGACCTATCGTCAACAACAACCCGATTGCATTACAAGTTCTTGGTGTATGTAGTGCGTTAGCGGTAACGAGCAAGCTCGAAACTGCACTGGTGATGGCGTTGGCATTAACTGCGGTAACAGCGTTTTCTAACCTGTTTATCTCAATGATCCGTAATCATATTCCTAGCAGCGTACGTATTATCGTACAGATGACCATTATTGCCTCTCTGGTAATCGTGGTTGACCAATTGCTGCAGGCTTATGCTTATCAGATTTCTAAGCAATTATCGGTATTCGTCGGCCTTATTATTACGAACTGTATCGTAATGGGTCGCGCTGAAGCCTATGCGATGAAAACACCGCCAATGATGAGTTTTATGGATGGTATTGGTAACGGTTTAGGTTACGGTGCGATTCTATTAGCTGTTGGTTTTGTGCGTGAGCTGTTTGGTAACGGTTCTCTGTTCGGTGTTCAAATCCTGCACAAGATCTCTGATGGTGGCTGGTATCAACCAAACGGTCTGCTATTACTGCCGCCAAGTGCGTTCTTCCTGATCGGTATGTTGATTTGGATTATTCGTACCTATAAGCCAGAGCAAGTTGAAGCAAAAGGGTAATTGAGATGGAACATTATATTAGCCTGTTAATTCGCTCTGTTTTCATTGAAAACATGGCACTGGCCTTCTTCCTCGGTATGTGTACTTTCTTAGCTGTATCGAAGAAAGTGACCACTGCGATGGGCCTAGGGATTGCGGTAGTTGTAGTGTTAACTATCTCTGTTCCTGCTAACCAAGTTATTTACCAAGGGCTGTTAGCACCTGGCGCATTGGCTTGGGCCGGCGCACCTGAAGCTGACCTAAGCTTCTTGAAATTCATTACCTTTATCGGTGTGATCGCGGCTTTAGTTCAAATTCTGGAAATGGCACTGGATAAGTACTTTCCTCCTTTGTATAACGCGTTAGGTATCTTCTTACCTCTGATCACTGTGAACTGTGCGATTTTCGGTGCGGTATCATTTATGGTTGAGCGTGACTATAAACTGGGTGAAAGTCTGGTGTTTGGTTTCGGCTCTGGAGTAGGTTGGGCATTAGCTATCGTATTGATGGCCGGTATCCGTGAGAAGCTGAAGTATGCCGATGTGCCTAATGGCCTGCGTGGTTTGGGTATTACCTTTATTACTGCTGGTTTAATGGCCTTAGGTTTCATGTCGTTTTCTGGTGTGTCTCTATAAGAGATACCAAACGGCTTCTTGAATTGGACCTTCTAAGGATAAGTTAATGGATATTCTTGGTATTTTTAAATCTACTCCGCTTGAGGTTTACCTCGGTGTGAGTATGTTTACTGCTATCGTCCTAGTCTTAGTGTTAGTGATTTTATTCGCTAAATCTAAGCTAGTGTCTAGCGGTGACATCACGATCGGCATCAACGACGATCCTGAAAAAGCGATTACAACCGGTGCCGGTGGCAAGCTGTTAGGCGTGCTGGCGAACAACGGTATCTTCGTATCGAGCGCCTGTGGTGGCGGTGGTTCTTGTGGCCAATGTCGCGTGGTGGTTAAGTCTGGCGGCGGTGATATCCTGCCAACAGAATTAGACCACATCAGCAAGGGGGACGCCCGTAAAGGTTGTCGTCTGTCTTGCCAGGTGAACGTTAAGAACGATATGGAAATTGAACTTGACGAAGAAATCTTTGGTATTAAGAAGTGGGAATGTGCTGTTATCTCTAACGATAACAAGGCGACCTTCATTAAAGAACTGAAGCTGCAAATTCCTGATGGTGAATCTGTTCCGTTCCGAGCAGGTGGTTACATCCAGATCGAAGCGCCTGCACACCATGTTAAATATGCTGATTTCGACGTACCGGCAAAATACCGTGGCGATTGGGAACACTTTGGTTTCTTCAAGTTAGAATCTAAAGTTGACGAAGAAACGATCCGCGCTTACTCGATGGCTAACTACCCAGAAGAGTTTGGCATCATCATGTTGAACGTGCGTATCGCGACGCCACCACCACGTAATTTGACGCTGCCTTGCGGTAAGATGTCATCTTACATTTGGAGCTTAAAAGCGGGCGATAAAGTAACAATTTCTGGTCCATTCGGTGAATTCTTCGCGAAAGATACCGATGCTGAAATGGTGTTTATCGGCGGTGGTGCGGGTATGGCGCCAATGCGTTCGCACATTTTCGACCAACTGAAGCGTCTCAAGTCTAAGCGTAAGATGAGCTTCTGGTACGGTGCACGTTCTAAGCGTGAAATGTTCTACGTGGAAGACTTTGACGGCTTAGCGGCTGAAAACGACAACTTTGTATGGCATGTGGCACTGTCCGATCCTCAACCAGAGGATAATTGGGATGGTTACACTGGTTTCATCCATAACGTACTGTATGAAAACTACCTGAAAAATCACGACGCTCCAGAAGATTGTGAGTTCTATATGTGTGGACCTCCAATGATGAACGCGGCCGTGATCGGTATGTTGAAAAATCTTGGTGTCGAAGACGAAAACATCCTGTTGGATGACTTCGGCGGCTAATGTGAATTAGCCCAAGGTAAAATGAGTTGCAGATGTGGAGTAGAGCTCTCATCTGCAACTTTTGCATTAAAGGGCATACATAAAGAGTTGTTAGTCACTATGTTTAAAACCCTAGCGTTAAAAACCTCAATGTTTAAGCATTCAGTTAGCTGGCTGGTCCTTGTAGGTCTGGCCTTTTTTATTTCAGCCTGTAGCAAACAGGATGAGGTTATTTCCCTTGCGGGCAGCACAATGGGAACGACTTACCACATTAAAGTGGTTCCCAATGAGCATATGCCGACAGCCCAACTATTGCAGGCTGAAATTGACTTAGCCCTAGAACAAGTCAATAACCAAATGTCGACCTATCGTCCTAATTCCGAGCTTTCCCGTTTCAATCAATTACCGCTAGAGCAGAGTGTGGAAGTCTCTCCCGATACCATTAAGGTAGTTAGAGAAGGTATGCGTTTATATGACGTTACCGATAAAGCGTTAGATATTACCTTAGGTCCTTTAGTTAATCTGTGGGGTTTTGGACCTGATAAGCGCCCGACAAAAGTACCGAGTCAAGCCGAGATTGATGCAGCTAAGGCCAAAACGGGTATTCGTGAACTGTCTATCGAAGGCAATCTTTTACGTAAACATAATGCACACTTGTATGTGGATTTATCGTCAATCGCTAAGGGCTTTGGTGTTGATAAAGTTGCTTCGATTTTAGATAAGTATCAAGCAACGGGTTACTTAGTTGAAATCGGTGGCGAGCTGAGCATTAAAGGCACTAAAGGCGATGCTAGCTCATGGCGTGTGGCAATAGAGAAGCCGACCGATGAAGGTATAGCTGTGCAGCAGGTGATTGAACCTGGCACTATGTCTATGGCAACGTCGGGAGATTATCGCAATTATTATGAGGAAGCAGGCCAACGTTTTACGCATATAATTGATCCGCGTACCGGTTTGCCTATCAATCATAAGCTAGCATCTGTCACCGTTTTGCATAACGAATGCATGACGGCAGATGGTTTTGCGACGGCAATGATGGTTTTGGGTACAGAAGCATCATTGGAGCTTGCCAAGAAGGAACACTTGGCGATAATGCTAATAGAAAAGCAAGGTGAAGGATTTAAAGTCTACTACAGCGACGCCTTCAAGCCTTTCCTTAAGTAGTCGGAGTTTACATGAGCACTTTTATCGCGGCATTTGTGATTTTATTACTGTTCTTTTTGCTTATGTCGATAGGTTATCTCATCAAGCGCAAAGCCGTAGAAGGAAGTTGTGGCGGTTTAGGTGTATTAGGGATTGAAAAAGCCTGCGATTGTGATGATCCCTGCGACAAGCGTAAACGTCGCATGGCGGCCGAAGAAGCTCGCCGTGCAAAGTTGACCAAAGACCGGATTATTTAACTTAGCACTTCAATAGAAATAGCCTCCAACGTTGGAGGCTATTTTTTGCCTCGATTTTAGCATTGTTAAGATTAATCCTTGATTTATGAGGAGGATAGCAGGCTAATCTAAGCGATAATGAGAATGCTTTTAATTATTAAGATTTTGAAAAATAAAGAAAATTTGAAATTGAGTGAAAACTATACTAGGCTGAAAGCTTGATTTAGATCAATCTTTCACTCATTTCAAGGATCGTAACTTATGAAAGGTCATCCAAAAGTGGTGGGACAACTCAATCGGGTGCTTACCTGTGAGTTAACGGCCATTAACCAATATTTTCTCCACGCCAGAATGTTTAAGCATTGGGGTCTTGAAAAGCTTAATCACGTCGAATATAAAAAATCCATCGAAGATATGAAGCATGCCGATAAGCTTATCGAGCGAGTGTTGTTTTTGGAGGGATTACCCAATCTGCAACAGCTTGAAAAGCTTCGCATCGGCGAACATGCCCAAGAGATGCTCGATTGTGATTTAGCTATGGTACAGGAGCAACTCACACTGCTACGGGACGCTATTACCCTATGTGAAGCCGAGCAGGATTATGTCAGTCGTGATCTGCTGGAAGACATCCTTGAAGATGAAGAAGAGCATTTAGATTGGCTCGAGTCACAGCGGGAGCTGATTGGCTTAACCGGCATTCAAAACTACCTACAATCGCAAATTAGTGAGTCATAGGAGCGGAATATGAAAGGTGATAAAGACGTCATCGATGCGTTAAATCGACTCCTAACCGGGGAGTTATCGGCTATGGATCAGTATTTTGTGCATGCCCATATGTACGAAGATTGGGGACTTAACGAACTTTATGAACGCATTGCCCACGAGTCAGATGACGAGAAAGGCCATGCGGCAAAACTGGTGCAGCGTATTTTATTCCTCGAAGGTGTGCCCAATGTTGCGGCAAGGGAAGCACTCAACATCGGTTCAAATGTCGAAGAGATGCTGCGTAACGATCTCGCCTATGAATATAAAGTTGCCGATGATTTACGTAAAGTCATTGCCCTCTGTGAGCAGAAAAAAGATTATCAAACCCGTGAGATCTTAGAAGTCCTACTCGACGATACTGAGTCTGACCATATGTATTGGCTTGAGAAGCAGCTCGGTTTAATCGACCGCATTGGTTTAGCGAATTATCTGCAAACAAAGATGTAACTGAGTCAGTTATCTCTTTTACTACCAAGGCCAGCCATTTTCGATGACTGGCCTTTGTATTAAAACAAGATATCGATTTTGAGTATTTAGTCTATCACTCGGTAAAACTGCCCGCCAGCAAAGCGATCTTCTAATTGCTACTTATAGTTTAGTTATTCCTGTTATTAAGTTAATCTTCATTCTTTACAAACACTTGTTTACGTTTTTTCTCGTATTTTAATCTGTTGTTGACTGGTAAAAATTGTTACCGTGTAAAACTGTTTTTGCATGCATTTTTGTTAAGTTATTAGTCAGCCAGACGGGAAGATGATGAGGTATATAAAACGTTCTCTAAGTATGCAGTTAGTGGTGACTATCGTCGGTGCCTTAGCTGTACTTCTTACTTTAGTAGCCGCTTTGCTCGTGAATAAAGAAAGTAATAACACACGTAGGCAGGTGGATGCAGACATTTCGGCACTTGTTGCTTTAAAAGCCAATGAGATCAGTGGCTATTTTATTGCCAAGGGACAAGTGATCCACTCGGTATTTGCCGAGCCTAGGCTTATTAACTGGTTTAGTCAGTACCATGCCCGAGGCAGCAATCTTGCGGGTGATCAGCAATATCAAGATATTATTCGTTATTTTCGTTCATTCTCTGACCGTGATAGCGATGTTAAATCGGTATTCTTTGGTTCGGCAAACACCTTCGAATATTTTGATCTCAATGGTCGCTTCGATGGCGATGCTAATTATTACACCAATAAGCGTCCTTGGTGGCAGGAGGCGATTGATCAGCGTGGCCTGTTTGTCGGCGATCCGGCAGTTGATGCCAACGATGGCTCTATTTCGGCGACGGTTAAAACCCCTGTTTATGGTGCCAATGGCGAACTTATTGGCATTGGCGGTATGGATATTTTGATCGATACCATTGGAAAGAACCTGTTAGCACCAATTAAATATCGCCACTATGGCCAAGCCTTTTTGATGACGGATGAAGGCAAACTGGTATATTTCCCTGGATTTTCAGACAAATTTCCTCCTGGATCGCTTGCGAATCAAATTGATAGCCAATTTAAAGATACTTCGGGTTTTTCTGCATTAATGCAACAAATGCAGCGCGAGCCTCAGGGTTTTACCGAAGTCACCTTTAATGGCGTATCACAGCGAGTGACCTTTGTGACCGTAGGCGGGGATTATCCTACACAAAAGTGGCATTTAGCATTTATGTTGCCCCATGAGGTGATTGAGGCGCCAGTGACCAAAGCCTTTTGGAATGCCTGTTTTGTAGCCTTAGGGATTATGTTGTTAGTTGGCATCACAGTATGGCTGATGTTATTACCCTTTAGACGCCAGCTAGGCAAATTACTCGATGCCATGGAAGATATTGCCGAGGGTGATAGCGATTTATCACAACGTATTTTGATGGAGCGGGAAGATGAATTAGGTAAACTAGGTGATGCATTTAACCGCTTTGCTGAAAAGGTTCAGCAAATGTTATTGCATACTCGCAGCTTGACTCAAGAGGTGGGAACTGGGGTGCTTGATGCTCGGCAAGTGTGTGATTTAGCCGTGTCTTCTGTGTCATCGCAAAAACAACAAATTGATTCTGTGGCCACAGCAGCAACGCAAATGGCACTGACCAGCCAAGAAATGGCGATAAGTGCGCAGCGAGCGAATGAGTTTGCTGAAAAAGCACAAACCCAAGCCTACGGCGGTACGCAAATTGTTTCTCGGGCGACCGAAGGAATGAAGGCCTTGTCAGTGCAAGTCATTGAAGCCGCTAAAGTGATTAAGCATCTCCGTAGCAGCTCAGAACAAATTGGCGAGGTATTAAGTGTTATCCGTAACATTGCAGAGTAAACCAATTTGTTAGCGCTCAATGCGGCAATTGAAGCCGCCCGTGCGGGCGAACAAGGCCGTGGTTTTGCTGTCGTTGCTGATGAGGTGCGTACGCTGGCTTCGCGTACCCAAGATTCAACTGCCAATATTCAACGCATTATCCAAACACTGCAACAAAGTGCGCTTCAGGCTGAGCAGGTGATGGAATCAGGGGTTGAGCAGGCGAGAGTGGGGCAAGATTTGACCACTCAAGTCGAGCAAGCTCTAAGCGATATCGCCATAGCTATTACATCTATCCAGCAGCAAACCGTTGAAATTACTGTGGCGATTGGTCAGCAGGCGGTCGTTGCCGATGAAGTCGCGCAAAACGTGGTGAGAGTGCGTGGTTTATCCGAACAATCGCTATTATCAAGCCAAGATCTCTCCCAAAGTCTGCAAGGATTTGAGCAAGCAACTCGAGAACTGACACGTAATATTGGGCAATTTAAAATTTAAACTCTGTTGTTTTTAAAACCAAAGGAGCCTTAGCACTCCTTTGGTTTTTTTGGGGATTTCATGCTTGGATAAGGACGGGTAGGCCGATAGGTGAGCTCCGCGGCCGCGTAAATATGTCGCAGATACTTGATAACTGTTTTTATATACAGTATTTTGAGTGTTGGAGGTACCTTAAGTGCGGAAAATCATTCATGTCGATATGGATTGCTACTTTGCTGCGGTTGAAATGCGGGATTTTCCCGAATACCGTGGTAAACCGCTGGCCGTTGGTGGTAGTCGTGAGCGGAGAGGTGTTATCAGCACCTGTAATTATGAGGCGCGCCGATTTGGCGTACGCTCTGCTATGGCGACAGCTTATGCGCAGAAGTTGTGTCCTGATTTAATTCTTGTTCCCGGTCGAATGCAGGTCTACAAAGACGTTTCATCGCAAATTCGTGCCATCTTTTCCCGCTATACAGAACTGATAGAGCCTCTGTCTTTAGACGAAGCCTATTTAGATGTCAGCGACTGTAAGCTGCATAAAGGCTCTGCAACTTTAATTGCCGAAGCCATTCGCCGCGATATTTTGGCCGAAACTGGGCTTACGGCATCGGCTGGTGTTGCGCCTGTAAAATTCCTCGCTAAGGTGGCCTCGGACTTAAATAAGCCCAATGGTCAGTATGTGATTCCGCCCGATAAGGTTCCTGAGTTTATTAGAACCTTATCCCTACGCCAGATCCCTGGTGTGGGGAAAGTCACTGCGGAAAAACTGTCCTCTTTAGGTTTAAATACCTGTGGTGATGTACAAACTTATCCAAAACAAGAGCTTATTACTCGCTTTGGAAAATTTGGCGCTGTATTAATTGAAAGGGCCCAGGGGATTGATGATCGAGGCTTGTCTGTAAGTCGCGAACGTAAATCTGTCGGCGTTGAGACCACACTAGCACAGGATATTTACACCCTTGAGCAATGCCAGCAAGTGATGCCGGGGTTAATTCAAGAGTTATCAACCCGTTTAAGCCGTAGCGCCAAGGATCGACAAATCCATAAGCAGGTGGTGAAGCTTAAATTCAGTGACTTTAAACAAACGACCATTGAACATCGCAGTAATGATGTGTCTGTGATGATGTTTTATGAATTATTGGCGCAGGCAATTGCAAGGCAGGATGGGAGGGGAATCCGGCTACTCGGCGTAGCTGTTGGGCTTAGTGATAAATCACTGATTAGCGAGGTTGATCCATTGCAAACCCAACTGGTGTTATCTATTTAACGCATTATTAAAACAACGCTTAAATCTTAATCTGCTTTGGCTAATGTAATAAAAAACCGCGCTAATAAGCGCGGTTTGCTGAGGTTTACACTGAGTTAGGCTTTAACGGGAATGCGTTCTAGCACGGCTACGAGTAGATCCCAATACTGACCAACGGTGGTGATATTGACCATTTCATCAGGACCATGTGGATAGCGGATGGTTGGGCCGATGGAGACCATATCCATTTCGGGATAAGGCTTTTTAAACAGTCCACATTCAAGGCCTGCATGGATCACCATGATCACTGGCTCTTTATGGTAGATAGACTCGTAGGTTTCACGCACAATCGCCATTACAGGCGAAGTGTTATCCGGCTTCCAACCAGGGTAAGCACCGCTAAATTCAACGTCAGCACCTGCTAAGTTGGTTAACGCATTTAGCATACCTTCAACTTGGCTGCGGCCAGAATCGATCAATGAGCGAATCAAGCACAGAATGCCAACTTCTTCATCGTTAGTGCTGATCACGCCAACGTTGAGTGAGGTTTCGGTCACGCCAGTCACTTCATCGCTCATGCGCATCACGCCGTTAGGGCAAACATGCAGTAAATCGATAAGCGTGTTTTGGCTGTTTTCGCTCATCACGCGTTTGGGCGTGGCAATGTTGCTTAACACTAAACGTAAATCTGGGTCGGCAATAGCGAGTTCGGCACGCATTAACGCTTCAAAGGCATGCACTTTTTCCTTGAGCGCATCGATATTTTCAGCGGGTAACATAAAGCTGATATTGGCTTCACGTGGGATGGCGTTGCGCAGTGAACCACCGGTAAATTGAGTTAATTCCAGCGCTAACTCATCGGCATTTTCAAACAGGAAGCGCGCCAAAATCTTGTTGGCGTTACCACGGCCTAAATGAATGTTGACCCCAGAGTGGCCACCTTTTAAGCCTGATAAATGCAGGCTAAATGAAGCGTAACTTTGTTCTGAAGCTTGCCATACCATAGGCAGGGTGATTTGGGCATCGACGCCGCCAGCGCAGCCCATATAGATTTCACCTTCTTGCTCTGAGTCGGTGTTGATCAGGATCTCGGCATTGAGCATACCTGCCTGCAGGCCAAATGCGCCTGTCATACCGGCTTCTTCATCAATAGTGAGCAGTACTTCGAGTGGACCATGCTTGATATCGTCCGAGCCTAAAATCGCTAAGGCTGAGGCCATACCAATGCCGTTGTCGGCGCCTAAGGTGGTGCCTTTAGCTTTAACCCAGTCGCCATCGACATAGGCTTCGATGGGATCTTTAATAAAGTCATGCACTTTATCGGCATTTTTTTGTGGCACCATATCGATATGGGCTTGAATAACCACAACTTTGCGATCTTCCATTCCTGGAGTCGCAGCTTTGCGGATAATGACATTACCGACAGCATCTTCAACCACATCGAGCTGTTTCTGCTTAGCCCAAGCTTGGATGTGTTGGCTGAGTGATTGTTCATGTTTGGAAGGGTGGGGAATCGCACAGATTTGTTCGAACCATTGCCATAAAGGTTGTGGGTATAACTGACTTAACGCTGTCACAGAAGGTCCCTCATCAGGTCTTGTGGGTATGGGGCAAATTTGGGCTAATCCTAACACATTCTGCTCAGGCGATTAATCTTCTCGATACAGGCTTGAGTGCTTGTGGCAGAGAAAGTTGCCACTCGATGTATTTTCGATAGTGGCAAAGCGATTTTTTGATTGGTAATTAAGCGTTTTAGCGGGAATAATGCTGGCACAATAATGAAAAAGGATGGGTCATGTTTCAAGTTAACTTTATTGATGTACAAGCAGAAAGTGCCATTTTTGATGGCGAAGGTTGGGATGCGGTTGTGGTGGTCACACCGGATCTTGGTGCTATTGGGATTGATGAGATCAGTTTGTTGGCCGAGCACGGTGCTAAGGTCGATAAGCGGGTCGGTAATAGCCCGACGTTACTGTTTGCCCCCGGTTTAGCCGGTGGCCGTTTAATCATAGCGCCCGTTACTCAAGTGGCGGATGATTATGCCGATGTGCGCGTGTATGGCGATGTGGCAAGAGTCGCCATTGCTATCGCTAAAGACGCGGGTGCTAAGCGTCCGCTGCTTTATGTTGTTCCTTCAGCAACACCTAAGTTTGGTTTTGCGACCGAAGTTGCGGCGCTAGCCTGTGGCCAAGAATTATGGCAAACCTTAGAGTTACGCGAGGCGACAGGCTTAACGCCGGCCTTTGAAGCGATAGGTTTATTGTCTTTATCGGCCGACACTTCATCAGCCGATAAGAGTCACTTACTCAATGCATTAGAAGCAGGCCGGGTATTGGCGCGGGATTTATGTGGCACAGAGCCTGAGCGTATGTCTGCCAAAGCCTTTGCAGATTACTGCCTGCAATCCTTTAAAGGCAGCGTGATAAAAACCGCAGTAGTAGAAGACAGAGATATTTTAGAGCGTGACTATCCACTGCTGAGTGCTGTGGCGCGCTCCTCCTTTGCTGTGGGCCGTCATCAGCCACGGGTCGTAAAACTCGAGTATCTGCCTGAAGGGGAAATCACTCGAACCTTTTTATTTGCGGGTAAAGGTGTGGTTTATGATACGGGCGGCGCTGATTTGAAAGTGGGCGGCGCAATGGCGGGTATGAGCCGTGATAAAGGCGGTGCTTCTGCGGTTGCAGGGTTATTTAAAACCTTATCCATGCTTAAGCCAAAGGGGATCCGCGTAATTGCCGAACTGGGCTTAGTGCGTAATAGCATTGGCAGCGAAGCCTTTGTCACCGATGAAATTATCAGTAGCCATGCAGGCGCTAGGGTTCGAATTGGTAATACGGATGCTGAAGGTCGTTTAGTGCTGGCGGATTTACTCAGTCATCTGCGCATTAAAGCGGTAACGGCTGTTAAGCCTGAGCTGTTTTCTGTGGCGACCTTAACAGGCCACGTG comes from Shewanella oneidensis MR-1 and encodes:
- a CDS encoding peptidase M17 gives rise to the protein MFQVNFIDVQAESAIFDGEGWDAVVVVTPDLGAIGIDEISLLAEHGAKVDKRVGNSPTLLFAPGLAGGRLIIAPVTQVADDYADVRVYGDVARVAIAIAKDAGAKRPLLYVVPSATPKFGFATEVAALACGQELWQTLELREATGLTPAFEAIGLLSLSADTSSADKSHLLNALEAGRVLARDLCGTEPERMSAKAFADYCLQSFKGSVIKTAVVEDRDILERDYPLLSAVARSSFAVGRHQPRVVKLEYLPEGEITRTFLFAGKGVVYDTGGADLKVGGAMAGMSRDKGGASAVAGLFKTLSMLKPKGIRVIAELGLVRNSIGSEAFVTDEIISSHAGARVRIGNTDAEGRLVLADLLSHLRIKAVTAVKPELFSVATLTGHVVRCYGNYPAAVENVVANATNCALTLQQQASQWGEPFEVSTLRREDFAKIREVSGAADILSSNNAPSSVTARGHQYPAAFLLKASGLFEHGVNAAIPLAYTHLDIAGSATEGDPLYGKPTASPLVGLYQYLINR